Proteins co-encoded in one Acidobacteriota bacterium genomic window:
- a CDS encoding energy transducer TonB: MFEHVFSPPIAPSPLRRTALPAAIALQTAMGMLLVAHALFGPERLAPPITLTFWAAPPALEPPPARRTEASTSSSAARTPTRPRGMEAPNEVPAGPPDASAPNDEGPGHTGDGGVPGGADKAPDDGPGRDPLPVQNPPSILETWQVHLPKPVYQPSPEFPRAAAAMHLEGRVVLQLVVDETGAVREAKVVQSTNPIFDAAAVEAVRRWKYTRPIDARSGSAVACYLTVVVNFRSR; this comes from the coding sequence ATGTTCGAGCACGTATTCTCACCCCCGATCGCTCCCTCCCCGCTCCGGCGGACCGCCCTGCCCGCGGCCATCGCCCTGCAGACCGCGATGGGGATGCTCCTTGTGGCCCATGCCCTCTTCGGCCCCGAACGCCTCGCCCCTCCCATCACCCTCACCTTCTGGGCGGCGCCCCCCGCCCTGGAGCCCCCGCCTGCCCGGCGCACCGAGGCGTCCACGTCCTCTTCCGCCGCCCGCACACCCACGAGGCCCCGCGGCATGGAGGCGCCGAACGAGGTCCCCGCCGGACCTCCCGACGCCTCCGCCCCGAACGACGAAGGACCCGGTCACACGGGGGACGGTGGAGTTCCGGGCGGCGCCGACAAGGCCCCGGACGATGGACCGGGGCGCGACCCGCTCCCTGTCCAGAACCCGCCATCCATTCTGGAGACCTGGCAGGTCCATCTTCCCAAGCCCGTCTACCAGCCCTCGCCCGAATTCCCGCGAGCGGCCGCCGCCATGCATCTGGAGGGGCGCGTCGTCCTGCAACTGGTGGTGGACGAAACGGGTGCCGTCCGGGAGGCGAAGGTGGTCCAATCCACCAACCCCATCTTCGACGCCGCCGCGGTGGAGGCGGTCCGAAGGTGGAAGTACACGCGCCCCATCGACGCCCGGAGCGGGTCCGCCGTCGCCTGCTATCTCACCGTGGTCGTGAACT